Proteins found in one Synergistaceae bacterium DZ-S4 genomic segment:
- the trmFO gene encoding methylenetetrahydrofolate--tRNA-(uracil(54)-C(5))-methyltransferase (FADH(2)-oxidizing) TrmFO, with amino-acid sequence MEVQRSEAVSVIGGGLSGSEAAWQLARRGFNVCLYEMRPKSNTPAHETPFLGELVCSNSLGGEKPTTPAGILKSELKLLNSLIMECAQESRVPAGNALAVDREVFARLVDSAVSSHPNIEVIREEVTDLPEGPAIIATGPLTSGSFAESLKKLIGDDFLYFYDAVAPIVTLESVDPNHSFRGNRYGESGDYINCPMDEETYLAFWEALVNAETAPKHKFEDEDIRHFEGCLPVEVIAKRGEKTLLFGPLRPVGFTDEKSGREYCAIVQLRQDNEEGTLYNMVGFQTNLKWGEQERVFRMIPALRNAELVRKGVMHRNLFVCAPAVLDGYLRPKGREDIFLAGQMTGVEGYLESTAMGFASALFMSARIKGLPMPEFPQKTAMGSLLNYLKTAMPKTFQPMNVNLGIFPKLEGKKIKKRTERCEAYHERAICAMSKFIALNAELFNCKSG; translated from the coding sequence ATGGAAGTTCAGAGATCTGAGGCGGTCAGCGTAATAGGAGGAGGCCTCTCCGGTTCTGAGGCTGCATGGCAGCTTGCACGGCGGGGCTTCAACGTGTGCCTTTACGAGATGAGGCCGAAGAGTAATACTCCTGCGCACGAGACCCCATTCCTCGGCGAACTGGTCTGCAGCAACTCCCTGGGAGGAGAAAAGCCCACGACCCCGGCAGGCATACTAAAATCAGAGCTGAAGCTCCTGAACAGTCTGATAATGGAATGCGCGCAGGAAAGCAGGGTGCCTGCAGGAAACGCACTTGCCGTCGACAGGGAGGTCTTTGCCCGACTGGTCGATTCCGCAGTATCGTCGCATCCAAACATTGAAGTCATAAGGGAAGAGGTGACTGATCTTCCGGAAGGTCCGGCAATCATCGCGACAGGTCCTCTTACAAGCGGTTCCTTTGCTGAGAGCCTCAAAAAACTCATTGGGGATGATTTCCTCTATTTTTACGATGCAGTCGCACCCATAGTGACACTTGAAAGCGTCGATCCCAATCACTCATTCAGGGGAAACAGATATGGGGAGAGCGGAGACTACATAAACTGTCCCATGGACGAAGAGACTTACCTTGCATTCTGGGAAGCTTTGGTAAATGCAGAAACTGCCCCAAAACACAAATTTGAAGATGAGGACATTAGACACTTTGAGGGCTGCCTTCCTGTTGAAGTTATTGCAAAGAGAGGAGAGAAGACCCTTCTTTTCGGACCGCTCAGGCCTGTCGGCTTCACCGATGAAAAAAGCGGAAGAGAGTATTGTGCCATAGTGCAGCTTAGGCAGGACAACGAAGAGGGGACCCTCTACAACATGGTCGGTTTCCAGACCAACCTCAAATGGGGGGAGCAGGAAAGGGTCTTCAGGATGATCCCGGCGCTCAGAAACGCCGAGCTCGTCAGGAAGGGCGTCATGCACAGGAATCTGTTTGTATGTGCCCCAGCAGTGCTTGACGGGTATCTGAGGCCGAAGGGCAGGGAAGATATATTCCTGGCCGGGCAGATGACCGGTGTCGAGGGATACCTGGAAAGCACCGCCATGGGATTTGCATCCGCCCTCTTCATGTCAGCGCGAATAAAAGGCCTTCCCATGCCCGAATTCCCTCAGAAGACCGCGATGGGATCGCTCCTTAACTACCTAAAAACTGCGATGCCCAAGACATTTCAGCCGATGAACGTAAATCTCGGAATATTTCCAAAACTTGAAGGCAAAAAGATAAAGAAGCGGACCGAAAGGTGCGAAGCCTATCACGAGAGGGCGATATGTGCGATGAGTAAGTTTATCGCATTGAACGCAGAATTATTTAACTGCAAAAGCGGCTGA